One region of Macadamia integrifolia cultivar HAES 741 chromosome 11, SCU_Mint_v3, whole genome shotgun sequence genomic DNA includes:
- the LOC122094260 gene encoding accelerated cell death 11-like, whose product MANRDKPLGKIAEAFKDLAATINSGTQDVKVAQFSRACSLISPLFGCLGITFKFAEMDYVAKVNDLAEASKSIVTLKSLLDRDIENNCVRNAGSHSRNLLRVKNGIDMVRVLFEQILASKGNSLKDPATVAYAKVLASHHGWAIRTVVAAGMLTLPTRARLLQKLNENEASARVQMQNYIAASAPVIQYIDKLFLSRQLGIDW is encoded by the exons ATGGCGAACAGAGACAAACCTCTGGGTAAGATTGCAGAGGCATTCAAAGATCTCGCTGCAACCATAAATTCTGGAACCCAAGACGTCAAGGTCGCGCAATTTTCTCGTGCTTGCTCTCTCATTTCCCCTCTCTTTGGCTGCTTGGGGATCACATTCAAGTTTGCAGAGATGGATTATGTTGCGAAG GTTAATGATCTAGCTGAAGCATCAAAATCAATTGTTACATTAAAATCGTTACTGGATCGTGATATTGAGAATAACTGTGTGAGGAATGCTGGTAGTCATTCGAGAAACCTTCTTAGAGTGAAAAATGGAATTGATATGGTCAGGGTTCTATTCGAGCAAATTCTAGCTTCAAA GGGAAACTCCCTGAAGGATCCAGCTACTGTGGCTTATGCCAAGGTTCTTGCTTCCCACCATGGATGGGCCATCAGGACAGTTGTTGCTGCTGGGATGTTAACCCTTCCCACAAGGGCACGGCTCTTGCAAAAGCTGAATGAAAATG AGGCCTCAGCTAGGGTTCAGATGCAAAACTATATTGCTGCTTCTGCACCTGTTATTCAGTACATTGACAAGCTATTTCTTTCAAGGCAGTTGGGCATAGACTGGTGA